A genomic region of Zalophus californianus isolate mZalCal1 chromosome 11, mZalCal1.pri.v2, whole genome shotgun sequence contains the following coding sequences:
- the OVCH2 gene encoding ovochymase-2 isoform X1, with product MPLNKSKLFLLLGILCLEQGKSATLSLPKAPTCGRSLVKVQPWSYLNIFSRIVGGSQVEKGSYPWQVSLKRRQKHICGGTIVSARWVITAAHCVANRNIATTLNVTAGEHDLSHIEPGEQTLTIETIIIHPYFSIKKPMDYDIALLKMAGAFHFGQFVGPMCLPEPKEQFEAGFICTTAGWGRSAEDGVLSQVLQEVNLPILTQEECMGALLTLKKPVSGRTFLCTGFPDGGGDACQGDSGGSLMCRNKKGAWTLAGVTSWGSGCGRGWRNNTRKDDQGSPGIFTDLRKVLPWIHKHIRIGKRRKSSSAPCSEQDRVLRESEGELHFPEGPYLYYESQQRCVWTLLAPEKMHVLLSFSHLDAESCHHSYLSIYSVEDRLIGKFCGKSLASSVLVGSNSVRLNFISDATDYAAGFNLTYKALKPNYLPDSGCSSFTVLFKEGLIQSLHYPEDYSDLANCNWVFQAPKHYLIKLSFQSLDVEESGDCTFDHVSVYRDAERQEEIARLCGFVAPAPVLSSSGVMLISFQSDDNVTFRGFQATVSFIPETDLNISRSENESMFWETWNVLPEDHNASGETWMWRENVK from the exons ATGCCTCTGAACAAGAGTAAGCTGTTTTTACTACTTGGAATTCTCTGTTTGGAACAAGGTAAATCtgcaactctctctctccccaaag ctCCCACTTGTGGGCGGAGTTTGGTGAAGGTACAACCTTGGAGTTACCTTAACATTTTCAGTCGCATTGTTGGGGGAAGCCAAGTGGAGAAGGGTTCCTACCCCTGGCAG GTATCCCTGAAACGAAGGCAGAAGCACATCTGTGGCGGGACCATCGTCTCTGCACGGTGGGTGATTACGGCTGCCCACTGTGTTGCAAACAG AAATATTGCAACAACTCTGAATGTTACTGCTGGAGAACATGACTTGAGCCATATAGAGCCAGGGGAGCAAACCCTCACCATTGAAACCATCATCATACATCCCTATTTCTCCATCAAGAAGCCAATGGACTATGATATTGCTCTTTTGAAGATGGCTGGTGCCTTCCATTTTG GCCAGTTTGTGGGGCCCATGTGTCTTCCAGAGCCAAAGGAACAATTTGAGGCTGGATTTATCTGTACAACTGCAGGCTGGGGCCGCTCAGCTGAAG ATGGCGTTCTCTCACAAGTCTTGCAGGAAGTGAACCTGCCCATTTTGACCCAGGAGGAATGTATGGGAGCTCTGTTAACCCTAAAGAAACCTGTCAGTGGGCGGACCTTTCTCTGCACAGGCTTCCCAGATGGAGGGGGAGATGCATGTCAG GGAGATTCAGGAGGTTCCCTCATGTGCCGGAATAAGAAGGGGGCTTGGACTCTGGCTGGTGTGACTTCTTGGGGTTCGGGCTGTGGCCGAGGCTGGAGAAACAACACGCGGAAAGATGACCAAGGATCCCCCGGGATCTTCACAGATCTTAGAAAAGTGCTTCCCTGGATCCACAAACACATCCGAATTG ggAAGCGGAGAAAGAGCTCCAGCG ccccatGCAGTGAGCAGGATCGTGTGCTCCGCGAGTCTGAGGGTGAGCTGCACTTCCCAGAAGGCCCCTACCTGTATTACGAGAGCCAACA ACGGTGTGTCTGGACCCTGTTGGCCCCAGAGAAAATGCATGTACTGCTCAGTTTTTCCCATTTGGATGCAGAGTCTTGTCACCACAGTTACCTCTCGATCTATTCCGTAGAAGACAGACTTATCG GAAAGTTCTGTGGGAAGAGCCTCGCTTCATCAGTTCTTGTTGGCTCCAACTCTGTACGGCTGAATTTCATCTCTGATGCCACAGATTATGCAGCGGGGTTTAACCTCACCTATAAAGCTCTAAAACCAAACTACCTTCCTG ATTCAGGTTGCAGTTCCTTTACTGTCCTTTTTAAAGAAGGTCTCATACAGAGTCTTCACTATCCTGAAGACTACAGTGACTTGGCCAACTGTAACTGGGTTTTTCAAGCCCCCAAACACTACTTAATTAAG CTTTCCTTTCAGAGTCTGGACGTAGAGGAAAGTGGGGACTGCACGTTTGACCACGTGTCTGTGTACAGAGATGCGGAAAGGCAGGAGGAAATAG CTCGGTTGTGTGGCTTTGTTGCCCCCGCCCCTGTGCTGAGCTCCTCTGGTGTAATGCTCATCAGCTTCCAGTCGGATGACAATGTGACCTTCAGAGGCTTTCAGGCTACAGTCTCTTTCATCCCCGAAACAG ATTTAAACATCTCCAGATCAGAGAATGAGTCGATGTTTTGGGAGACATGGAATGTACTACCTGAAGACCACAATGCTTCCG gggaaacTTGGATGTGGAGAGAGAACGTCAAATGA
- the OVCH2 gene encoding ovochymase-2 isoform X2: MPLNKSKLFLLLGILCLEQGKSATLSLPKAPTCGRSLVKVQPWSYLNIFSRIVGGSQVEKGSYPWQVSLKRRQKHICGGTIVSARWVITAAHCVANRNIATTLNVTAGEHDLSHIEPGEQTLTIETIIIHPYFSIKKPMDYDIALLKMAGAFHFEPKEQFEAGFICTTAGWGRSAEDGVLSQVLQEVNLPILTQEECMGALLTLKKPVSGRTFLCTGFPDGGGDACQGDSGGSLMCRNKKGAWTLAGVTSWGSGCGRGWRNNTRKDDQGSPGIFTDLRKVLPWIHKHIRIGKRRKSSSAPCSEQDRVLRESEGELHFPEGPYLYYESQQRCVWTLLAPEKMHVLLSFSHLDAESCHHSYLSIYSVEDRLIGKFCGKSLASSVLVGSNSVRLNFISDATDYAAGFNLTYKALKPNYLPDSGCSSFTVLFKEGLIQSLHYPEDYSDLANCNWVFQAPKHYLIKLSFQSLDVEESGDCTFDHVSVYRDAERQEEIARLCGFVAPAPVLSSSGVMLISFQSDDNVTFRGFQATVSFIPETDLNISRSENESMFWETWNVLPEDHNASGETWMWRENVK, translated from the exons ATGCCTCTGAACAAGAGTAAGCTGTTTTTACTACTTGGAATTCTCTGTTTGGAACAAGGTAAATCtgcaactctctctctccccaaag ctCCCACTTGTGGGCGGAGTTTGGTGAAGGTACAACCTTGGAGTTACCTTAACATTTTCAGTCGCATTGTTGGGGGAAGCCAAGTGGAGAAGGGTTCCTACCCCTGGCAG GTATCCCTGAAACGAAGGCAGAAGCACATCTGTGGCGGGACCATCGTCTCTGCACGGTGGGTGATTACGGCTGCCCACTGTGTTGCAAACAG AAATATTGCAACAACTCTGAATGTTACTGCTGGAGAACATGACTTGAGCCATATAGAGCCAGGGGAGCAAACCCTCACCATTGAAACCATCATCATACATCCCTATTTCTCCATCAAGAAGCCAATGGACTATGATATTGCTCTTTTGAAGATGGCTGGTGCCTTCCATTTTG AGCCAAAGGAACAATTTGAGGCTGGATTTATCTGTACAACTGCAGGCTGGGGCCGCTCAGCTGAAG ATGGCGTTCTCTCACAAGTCTTGCAGGAAGTGAACCTGCCCATTTTGACCCAGGAGGAATGTATGGGAGCTCTGTTAACCCTAAAGAAACCTGTCAGTGGGCGGACCTTTCTCTGCACAGGCTTCCCAGATGGAGGGGGAGATGCATGTCAG GGAGATTCAGGAGGTTCCCTCATGTGCCGGAATAAGAAGGGGGCTTGGACTCTGGCTGGTGTGACTTCTTGGGGTTCGGGCTGTGGCCGAGGCTGGAGAAACAACACGCGGAAAGATGACCAAGGATCCCCCGGGATCTTCACAGATCTTAGAAAAGTGCTTCCCTGGATCCACAAACACATCCGAATTG ggAAGCGGAGAAAGAGCTCCAGCG ccccatGCAGTGAGCAGGATCGTGTGCTCCGCGAGTCTGAGGGTGAGCTGCACTTCCCAGAAGGCCCCTACCTGTATTACGAGAGCCAACA ACGGTGTGTCTGGACCCTGTTGGCCCCAGAGAAAATGCATGTACTGCTCAGTTTTTCCCATTTGGATGCAGAGTCTTGTCACCACAGTTACCTCTCGATCTATTCCGTAGAAGACAGACTTATCG GAAAGTTCTGTGGGAAGAGCCTCGCTTCATCAGTTCTTGTTGGCTCCAACTCTGTACGGCTGAATTTCATCTCTGATGCCACAGATTATGCAGCGGGGTTTAACCTCACCTATAAAGCTCTAAAACCAAACTACCTTCCTG ATTCAGGTTGCAGTTCCTTTACTGTCCTTTTTAAAGAAGGTCTCATACAGAGTCTTCACTATCCTGAAGACTACAGTGACTTGGCCAACTGTAACTGGGTTTTTCAAGCCCCCAAACACTACTTAATTAAG CTTTCCTTTCAGAGTCTGGACGTAGAGGAAAGTGGGGACTGCACGTTTGACCACGTGTCTGTGTACAGAGATGCGGAAAGGCAGGAGGAAATAG CTCGGTTGTGTGGCTTTGTTGCCCCCGCCCCTGTGCTGAGCTCCTCTGGTGTAATGCTCATCAGCTTCCAGTCGGATGACAATGTGACCTTCAGAGGCTTTCAGGCTACAGTCTCTTTCATCCCCGAAACAG ATTTAAACATCTCCAGATCAGAGAATGAGTCGATGTTTTGGGAGACATGGAATGTACTACCTGAAGACCACAATGCTTCCG gggaaacTTGGATGTGGAGAGAGAACGTCAAATGA
- the LOC113914129 gene encoding olfactory receptor 481 codes for METENHTTVTEFIILGLTDNPTLCAIFFVIFLGVYIVTIVGNISIIILIRSSPQLHNPMYLFLSHLAFVDIGYSTSVTPVMLMSFLRERTTIPVTGCIAQLGSDVTFGTTECFLLATMAYDRYVAICSPLLYSTQMSPVVCFLLLGASYLGGCMNASSFTGCLMNLSFCGPNKINHFFCDLFPLLKLSCGHVYIAEISPAISSASVLISTLFTIIVSYGYILHSILNMRSTEGRKKAFSTCTSHLTAVTLFYGTVLFVYVMPKSSYSADQVKVASVIYTVVVPMLNPLIYSLRNKEVKEAMRKLMAKTYWFF; via the coding sequence ATGGAGACTGAAAACCATACAACAGTGACAGAGTTCATTATTCTGGGATTAACAGATAACCCCACACTATGTGCCATCTTCTTTGTGATTTTCCTGGGCGTTTATATAGTTACCATAGTGGGAAATATCAGTATAATCATCTTAATCCGAAGCAGCCCACAGCTCCACAACCCGATGTACCTTTTCCTCAGCCATTTGGCCTTCGTGGACATCGGGTATTCCACGTCAGTCACGCCAGTCATGCTCATGAGTTTCTTAAGAGAGAGAACGACCATCCCTGTCACGGGCTGTATAGCCCAACTTGGCTCTGACGTCACCTTTGGGACTACAGAGTGCTTCCTGCTGGCTACCATGGCCTATGAtcgctatgtggccatctgctCTCCCTTGCTCTActccacccagatgtccccagtGGTCTGCTTCCTCCTACTGGGGGCTTCCTACCTGGGTGGATGCATGAATGCTTCATCATTTACGGGCTGTTTGATGAATCTATCCTTCTGTGGACCAAATAAAATCAACCATTTTTTCTGTGACCTCTTTCCACTCTTGAAGCTTTCTTGTGGCCATGTTTATATTGCTGAAATATCTCCCGCCATCTCTTCTGCATCTGTCCTCATAAGCACACTGTTTACCATAATTGTGTCCTACGGCTACATCCTCCACTCAATCCTGAATATGCGCTCTactgaggggaggaagaaggcctTCTCTACCTGTACTTCCCACCTCACTGCAGTCACTTTGTTTTATGggacagttttgtttgtttatgtgaTGCCCAAGTCGAGTTATTCAGCTGATCAGGTCAAAGTGGCATCAGTGATCTATACAGTGGTGGTCCCCATGTTGAACCCCCTCATCTACAGCCTGAgaaacaaggaggtgaaagagGCCATGAGAAAACTAATGGCTAAAACGTATTGGTTCTTCTGA
- the LOC113913632 gene encoding LOW QUALITY PROTEIN: olfactory receptor 481-like (The sequence of the model RefSeq protein was modified relative to this genomic sequence to represent the inferred CDS: inserted 2 bases in 1 codon) has product METENHTMVTEFIILGLTEDPTLCSIFFVVFLGIYVATILGNSSIIMLIHRSPQLHTPQXRLAFVDMKYLTSVTPIMIVSFLRERTTTPVAGCIAQLGPDVVFGTAECFLLAAMACDRYVAICSPPLLYSTLMSSRVCIILLAASYLGGCVNASSFTGCLLSLTFCGPNKINHFFCDLPPLVKLSRSHIYVAEISPAILAGSITVITLFIIHVSYLYILHSVLNVHSPDGRHKAFSTCTSHLSAVTLFYGTVTFVYVILKSGHSSDHIKVVSVFYTVVRPMMNPLIYSLRNKKGKEAMRKLMAS; this is encoded by the exons ATGGAAACTGAAAACCACACAATGGTGACCGAGTTCATTATTTTGGGGTTAACAGAGGATCCTACACTTTGTTCCATCTTCTTTGTGGTTTTTCTAGGAATCTATGTTGCTACCATATTGGGCAATAGCAGCATAATCATGTTAATCCATAGAAGCCCTCAACTTCACACCCCTCA TCGTTTAGCTTTTGTGGATATGAAGTATTTGACCTCGGTCACACCCATCATGATTGTAAGTTTCCTAAGAGAGAGAACTACTACCCCTGTGGCAGGCTGCATAGCTCAGCTTGGCCCTGATGTTGTGTTTGGAACGGCTGAGTGCTTCCTGCTGGCTGCCATGGCCTGTGAtcgctatgtggccatctgctCTCCTCCACTTCTCTACTCTACACTCATGTCTTCCAGAGTCTGCATCATCCTATTGGCTGCTTCCTATCTGGGAGGATGTGTGAATGCTTCATCATTTACTGGCTGTTTATTGAGTTTGACTTTCTGTGGACCAAACAAAATCAACCATTTCTTCTGTGACCTCCCACCATTAGTGAAGCTTTCTCGTAGCCATATTTATGTTGCTGAAATATCTCCTGCCATCTTAGCTGGGTCAATCACTGTAATCACACTGTTTATCATACATGTTTCATATCTATACATCCTGCACTCGGTCCTAAATGTGCACTCCCCTGACGGAAGACACAAGGCCTTCTCTACTTGTACTTCTCACCTCAGTGCGGTCACTTTGTTTTATGGGACAGTCACATTTGTCTATGTCATACTGAAGTCAGGTCACTCATCTGACCATATTAAAGTGGTATCTGTGTTCTACACAGTGGTGAGACCCATGATGAACCCCTTGATCTACAGTCTGAGAaacaaaaaggggaaagaggCCATGAGAAAATTGATGGCTAGCTAG